The Fusobacterium polymorphum genome segment TAAAAGAATTAAAAGGAAAAACTGTCAATCCTAAAATGGCAAACTTTAAAAATACAGAAGGTTTTAGATTGCCTACTGAAATTGAATGGGAATGGTTTTGTAGAGGTGGAGAAGTTGCCATAGAACAAGGAACTTTTGACTATAAATACTCAGGAAGTGACAATATAGATGAAGTAGCTTGGTATATTGAGAATTCTAATTATTTTATACAGGATGTAGGATTAAAAAAGCCAAATCAGTTAGGACTTTTTGATTGTAGTGGTAATATATGGGAATGGTGTTATGACACAGAAGAAATGGAAAATATAAAATCTTTAAATTTTAATTTTGATCCTTCAAGTGCATATAGAAGACTTAGAGGAGGAGCATGGCTTCATACAGCTGAAAGTTGTACTACTCTTTATCGGACTTTTGAAGTTGCTGCTTATATTGTAATGAATACTGGCTTTCGTATTGTTAGAACAATTTAATATTAACTATATAAAACTTTGGAGGGAAATATGTTAGAAGAAAAATTATTAAAGAAAATAAAAACTATTAATGAAAATTTTATAAATTTGGGTTTTGATTTAGAGGAAGACTTAATTGAACTTGTGACCCAAAGAGAAGATATCAGAGATAGAATAGAAAATACTAAATATAAGAAAATGACTTTTTCAAAAGATGAAGAAGCTAATTCATATATTTTAAATTTAGAAGATTGTCAAATAAGTTTTGATATTATTGAAGGTGAAGATGAAGAAGGACCCTGGTTTGAAGTGGAATGCAATATAATTTTCTTTTAATGGGGATTGATTTATGGAAATAGAAATCAAAGAAAAAATAGATAGCTTAGAAATAACTAAAAATTGTAAACATGAGTTAAGAAAAAACTCTGCTATAGCTTTTTGTATAATAATTTTAGTTTATTCAGTTTTCATATATAATAATCCTTTTTTCTTTTTTATTCCACTCTTTACATGTCATTTTGCCTTTTTATTTTATATTTTCATGTGCAGAGAATATAAGTATGAAAGAATTTCTATAAATTTTAAAGAATTAGCTTTCTCAAGTAGTTATTTTAAAAAAAATTTTGAATTATGCTATAAAAAGATATTTTTAGTTGAGAATATAAAAGAAATTGAAATAATAGAGTATCATAAACTTCTATTAAGAAAAATTTTATTTAAAGATAAATTGGAAGATAAACCATCCTATGTTATAAGTTTTAGTTTTTTTGAAGGTGAAAATTTAAATTTTGCTTATAATATGGAGAAAAATGAAGCGAGAAGAGTTTTAAGGAGAATAGAAGCATTTTTAGAAAAAGAGCAAATATATTCTTAAATGAGGTAGAGTAAATGAAGAAAAAAGAAATAGAGCTAAAAAAATTTGAAGATGAATATATGATAAAAGTAAAAGGTGGAAAATACAAACCATCTTTTGCAAATGAATTAAAAGAAGTTTTTGATATAGAAGTATGTAAATATCCAACAACACAAAAAATGTGGCTAGAAGTTATGGAAAATAATCCCTCAGAATTTAAAGGAGATAATAGACCTGTTGAGACTGTTAGTTGGTGGGAGGCTTTAGAATATTGCAATAGATTAAGTGAAAAATATGGTTTAGAAAGTGTATATGAATTGAGTAAAAGTTCAGAAGGAACATTAATGATAAAAGAATTAGGAAGAAAAATAGTAAGTCCTGATAAAGCAAACTTTAAAAATACAGAAGGTTTTAGATTACCAACAGAAGTAGAATGGGAATGGTTTGCAAGTGGAGGACAAAAAGCAATAGAACAAGGAACATTTAAGTATATTTATTCAGGAAGCAATAATATAGATGAGGTGGCTTGGTATTATGAAAATATTGGAAAATTTGATGATGCTTCAACACAAGATGTTGGATTAAAAAGTCAAATCAATTAGGACTTTATGATTGCAGTGGTAATGTCTGGGAATGGTGTTATGATGCAACTAAATTTATAGAAGATATAAAAACTGTTGCATATACTTTTAATTTTTCCACTATGTATAGAATACTTAGAGGTGGCTCTTGGAACTTTGCAGATGAGATTTGTACTACTTTTTATCGTGGTGATTTTCAAGCTATTGATTCTGATGACTATGTTGGTTTCCGTATTGTAAGAACTATTTAATTTTGTAAAAGTGTGGGGGACTAAATGGAAACTGTGAGTATAAGAAAAAAAGCCAATGAAACTATTATTATCCAAAATTCTAAAAGAGTATTTAAGCATTTGCTAACTACTATTATTGGAATATATTGCCTCTTTAATCTTTTGGGAATAAGTTTGATTGATATTACTTATAAATTTTTTTTAAATATGACTATTATTTATTTTATAGAGGAAAGAGAATGAAAACTATAACATATAAAAATCTTAATATGGGAGAAACTATAATAAATTTTTTATTTTTATTGTTTCAACAAGCAATATTTTTTGGATTTATATTCATTTATGTATACTTAGATTATACAGTTTATATTCAAAAGGATTA includes the following:
- a CDS encoding formylglycine-generating enzyme family protein; its protein translation is MKGLEDFQNEYMVKVKGGKYKPSFEDIEKIVFDIEVSKYLVTKKMWLDVMGTISSEAKGDNEPAENITWWEALEFCNKLSEKYSLEPVYDLSKSKQGLLTIKELKGKTVNPKMANFKNTEGFRLPTEIEWEWFCRGGEVAIEQGTFDYKYSGSDNIDEVAWYIENSNYFIQDVGLKKPNQLGLFDCSGNIWEWCYDTEEMENIKSLNFNFDPSSAYRRLRGGAWLHTAESCTTLYRTFEVAAYIVMNTGFRIVRTI